DNA from Corallincola holothuriorum:
CCACCCAAGTATCTGCATTCGGCAAGTACAGCTGCTCAACATTGTGGCGCTCTTGCTGGATAAACTCCTCACTCACAAATGGGTGCCCAACCCTAGATGCGGCTTCAAATATATCCAGTATTTCGCTTATGTCCTGTTCCCGATAGTGCCTGATCTCTGTTTTCAAGGTTTTGCTACTCGTATTATCTGTGTCTGGGAGGGCATAGTAAGGGGCAGAAATAGAAAGTGATTGAACAAAAACGACAGTTTTTATCAGATGTCGAAGTCACCATAGATATCAACCGTAAAGTCGCGTCGCCGAGCATATTCCCCTGGTGTCGTACCCAGTTCTTTTTTCAGATAACGGATGAGGTGGGACTGATCACTAAAAGCAAACTGTTGGGCGATCGCAACCCAGTCAATGTCCTGGCTCTCCAACTGACACAGGTATTCAAGCATGGCTTCCAGCTTTATTATCGACTGGGATTGTTTGAGCGTTAGCCCAGTTACACGCGAAAAGCTGCGCTCTACAGTTCGCTGTGAGCAGTGTAATAATTCGCCAATTTGCGAAACCGGCGTATCAGGTAACAACGGCAATGTTTTGCGGACAAGTAAGCTGTGTTTATCCTGATGGCTTTGGGATAGCCAGGGTAGCAGGAGGTTATCGAGCCTGTCGCAGCACATTTCCCTGTTACGGGCTGCACTGGCTAAAAGTGCTGGCACACTGACTTTCGCATCGTGAAGTAAACTAGGCACATCAACCCCGATCACTTGATCCAATACCGGCTGGGTTGGCTCCATATTTAGAGCATATGTGGCGCCAATATGGAATTTTATGCCAACCATCTGAAAGGCGTGAGTATGATCCAGCGTTAATGTCTGACTATGAGGAAACAACCAGTGGCTTCCAGCCCCCTGTATGGTTCGGGCGCTGCGCTCATAGTAATAGGGCTGGTCGTCAGGCGCTAAGATCAAATGCGCATTGGGATGAGGGTTTAGCTTGGGGTACTGGCAGCCTGGACGGCTATGCGGACTAGCTATAAACCAGTAGCTTTCCACATAATCAGCGACCTTGGGGTTTCTTGGGCTGTTAATCCAGATACTCATTTGCAACGGTTACTAGGGTAGACAGTAAAATTCACAATATTAACTCAAAGGAAAGGTGAGACATTAATACTTCGGCCATATCAACTATGGGCAGCCTTTTCGGGTGTGAAATCGGGAAATCAACTCTACAGTAGCCCCCGGTGGCAGCTATCGGATAAGTTCTGCTCATTCAGTGTTATTAGGCGCTTGTTGAGCAGCGGCACCTCGCTTATTTGTCGCCAGAGTGCCAGACTCAGACATTAGTCACCTAGCTCATTTTTGTCCAACCCCGAGTTAGAACCAATGACCGCAATCCACTCAAATCTGACTATCAAGCAGAGCAAAAGTATACTCAACGGAAACTGAATGTCGCAGCGGTGCCAATTGCGGTCGTGACGGAGACTAAAGAAGCGCTAGTTTCAACGGCTTGTTACGTTAACTATTCGTCATCCCATGGCAGTTCAGGCAAAGAGTCTAAGTTTTGGTCGTAACGTTGAGGGTTAAACTCTTCACCATGCTTCAACGCACCAAAAATCTCCACTGACAAAGCGCATGCTATGTACTTGAGTGACTCTTTTCACCTGAT
Protein-coding regions in this window:
- a CDS encoding helix-turn-helix domain-containing protein — encoded protein: MSIWINSPRNPKVADYVESYWFIASPHSRPGCQYPKLNPHPNAHLILAPDDQPYYYERSARTIQGAGSHWLFPHSQTLTLDHTHAFQMVGIKFHIGATYALNMEPTQPVLDQVIGVDVPSLLHDAKVSVPALLASAARNREMCCDRLDNLLLPWLSQSHQDKHSLLVRKTLPLLPDTPVSQIGELLHCSQRTVERSFSRVTGLTLKQSQSIIKLEAMLEYLCQLESQDIDWVAIAQQFAFSDQSHLIRYLKKELGTTPGEYARRRDFTVDIYGDFDI